A window from Dama dama isolate Ldn47 chromosome 11, ASM3311817v1, whole genome shotgun sequence encodes these proteins:
- the C11H2orf81 gene encoding uncharacterized protein C2orf81 homolog yields MLQITEWRFLARDEGESAVAEDPTWGEDEEPLACTTDAWAQGSVPVLHARASVGLEETFQGEVSPASSCRPPLTAAPDPLLAPDLHPCAFPQDQESVDQIPLEGSWTDSGSQERMESWELTVTPGSPPTPELLQETGPRGPLEKLGDQSRGDQTDQFAAGSWNSSSQLSMEMVPAGSTHASLELSLVASPQASVERAQPISSQFSLEDHYDCTPQPHAAGDGPELREEKVPLISSRVLVSDPSAGGSTTLSPSAGFQPQPPWLADERPSALHSRIGRKRATARLDPARLPRPWVRPLSEVLVPDSEGRPLEAYRGRQQGEKTEAPGGPQAYVSWSEFFPFPPGVPVRALGPGLSLQFPTLSLGLPSPGFGSKLPFPSPGLRFLATHRARRDMARSPSPKLWPGAKWPSGWEGEAELLGELWAGRTRVPPQGLDPGDRKSQDPHQCLHPVPQVLEATSQVTWKPVLLPGALKLAPGVSIWNPSTQVLVSAAEPQRDEREGSASPPIHTDAPKPQVTVAQLMNSAVKLWSLPSKRLPHSKP; encoded by the coding sequence TGCACGCCCGGGCCTCGGTGGGGCTGGAGGAGACGTTTCAAGGCGAAGTAAGCCCAGCCTCTAGCTGCCGCCCACCTCTCACCGCTGCCCCGGACCCATTACTCGCCCCTGACCTCCACCCCTGTGCATTTCCCCAGGACCAAGAGAGCGTGGACCAGATCCCTTTAGAAGGATCGTGGACGGATTCAGGCTCTCAGGAGCGGATGGAATCTTGGGAGCTCACAGTCACCCCAGGCTCTCCACCCACGCCCGAGTTGCTTCAGGAGACAGGGCCCCGGGGTCCTCTAGAGAAACTGGGTGACCAGTCGAGGGGCGACCAGACTGACCAGTTTGCAGCCGGATCCTGGAACTCGAGCAGCCAACTGTCGATGGAGATGGTGCCGGCAGGCAGTACCCACGCTTCTCTGGAGCTGTCCTTGGTAGCCAGCCCTCAGGCCTCTGTCGAGCGGGCACAGCCCATCAGCTCTCAGTTCTCCCTCGAGGACCACTACGATTGCACGCCCCAGCCGCACGCGGCTGGAGACGGGCCGGAGCTCAGAGAGGAGAAGGTGCCCCTCATCTCCTCGCGGGTGTTGGTGTCCGATCCCTCCGCGGGCGGCTCCACCACGCTCAGCCCCTCGGCGGGATTCCAGCCGCAGCCGCCGTGGCTGGCTGACGAGCGGCCCAGCGCACTTCACTCCAGAATTGGCCGTAAGAGGGCGACGGCGCGTCTGGACCCCGCGCGGCTGCCGCGCCCCTGGGTGCGCCCGCTGTCGGAGGTTCTGGTCCCAGACTCGGAGGGCCGCCCGCTGGAGGCCTACCGGGGGCGCCAGCAGGGCGAGAAGACCGAGGCCCCAGGCGGACCGCAAGCCTACGTCTCCTGGTCAGAGTTCTTCCCTTTCCCACCTGGCGTTCCTGTCCGAGCTTTGGGCCCCGGTCTCAGCCTCCAGTTCCCTACTCTAAGCTTGGGCCTACCGTCGCCAGGCTTTGGTTCAAAGCTTCCCTTCCCCAGTCCCGGGCTCCGTTTTCTCGCCACACACCGGGCGCGCCGGGACATGGCACGCAGCCCCAGCCCCAAACTGTGGCCGGGTGCTAAGTGGCCCAGCGGCTGGGAGGGGGAGGCCGAACTGCTGGGTGAGCTCTGGGCCGGCCGCACCCGTGTACCTCCGCAGGGCCTGGACCCTGGGGACCGGAAGAGCCAGGATCCTCACCAGTGCCTTCATCCCGTGCCCCAAGTTCTGGAGGCCACGTCCCAGGTGACGTGGAAACCTGTGTTGCTGCCGGGAGCACTGAAGCTGGCTCCTGGTGTGAGCATATGGAACCCAAGTACGCAGGTGCTGGTCAGCGCCGCTGAGCCTCAACGGGACGAGAGAGAAGGCAGCGCCTCTCCTCCCATCCATACAGATGCCCCGAAGCCCCAGGTGACTGTGGCACAGCTGATGAACTCAGCCGTCAAATTGTGGTCACTCCCCTCCAAGCGCCTGCCCCATTCTAAGCCCTAG